From a region of the Rhinopithecus roxellana isolate Shanxi Qingling chromosome 8, ASM756505v1, whole genome shotgun sequence genome:
- the STX10 gene encoding syntaxin-10 isoform X2, whose protein sequence is MSLEDPFFVVRGEVQKAVNTARGLYQRWCELLQESAAVGREELDWTTNELRNGLRSIEWDLEDLEETIGIVEANPGKFKLPAGDLQERKVFVERMREAVQEMKDHMVSPTAVAFLERNNREILAGKPAPQKSLSDLLDASAVSAASRYIEEQQATQQLIMEEQDQQLEMVSGSIQVLKHMSGRVGEELDEQACWMPLPKKWTTPSPAWTGSSGSWPKYPT, encoded by the exons ATGTCTCTCGAAGACCCCTTTTTTGTAGTCCGAGG CGAGGTGCAGAAGGCGGTGAACACGGCCCGCGGGCTGTACCAGCGCTGGTGCGAGCTCCTGCAGGAAAGCGCGGCGGTCGGACGCGAGGAGCTGGACTGGACGACCAATGAGCTACGGAATGGCCTGCGCAGCATCGAGTGGGACCTCGAGGACCTGGAAGAGACCATCG GTATAGTGGAAGCCAACCCAGGCAAGTTCAAGCTCCCGGCCGGGGACCTGCAGGAGAGAAAGGTGTTCGTGGAGCGGATGCGAGAGGCAGTCCAG GAAATGAAGGACCATATGGTCAGCCCAACAGCTGTAGCATTTTTGGAGAGGAATAACAGAGAG ATACTGGCAGGCAAGCCAGCTCCCCAGAAGTCACTCAGCGACCTGCTGGATGCCAGTGCAGTCTCGGCCGCGTCTCGCTACATCGAAGAGCagcaggccacacagcag CTGATCATGGAGGAACAGGATCAACAGCTGGAGATGGTGTCTGGGAGCATCCAGGTTCTGAAGCACATGTCTGGCCGCGTTGGGGAAGAGCTGGATGAGCAGG CATGCTGGATGCCTTTGCCCAAGAAATGGACCACACCCAGTCCCGCATGGACGGGGTCCTCAGGAAGTTGGCCAAAGTATCCCACATGA
- the IER2 gene encoding immediate early response gene 2 protein, which produces MEVQKEAQRIMTLSVWKMYHSRMQRGGLRLHRSLQLSLVMRSARELYLSAKVEALESEVSLPPALPSDPRLHPPREAESTAETATPDGEHPSPEPMDTQEAPTAEETSACCAPRPAKVSRKRRSSSLSDGGDAGLVPSKKARLEEKEEEEGASSEAADRLQPPPAQAEGAFPNLARVLQRRFSGLLNCSPAAPPTAPPACEAKPACRPADSMLNVLVRAVVAF; this is translated from the coding sequence ATGGAAGTGCAGAAGGAGGCACAGCGCATCATGACCCTGTCGGTGTGGAAGATGTATCACTCCCGCATGCAGCGCGGTGGCCTGCGGCTGCACCGGAGCCTGCAGCTGTCGCTGGTCATGCGCAGCGCCCGGGAGCTCTACCTCTCGGCCAAGGTAGAGGCCCTCGAGTCCGAGGTGTCCTTGCCGCCCGCCCTCCCCTCTGACCCTCGCCTGCACCCGCCCCGGGAAGCTGAGTCCACGGCCGAGACAGCGACCCCCGACGGTGAGCACCCGTCTCCGGAGCCCATGGACACGCAGGAGGCGCCGACAGCCGAGGAGACCTCCGCCTGCTGTGCCCCGCGCCCCGCCAAAGTCAGCCGCAAACGACGCAGCAGCAGCCTGAGCGACGGCGGGGACGCTGGACTGGTCCCGAGCAAGAAAGCCCGtctggaagaaaaggaggaagaggagggggcgTCATCCGAAGCCGCCGATCGTCTGCAACCCCCCCCGGCGCAAGCGGAGGGCGCCTTTCCCAACCTGGCCCGCGTCCTGCAGAGGCGCTTCTCCGGCCTCCTGAACTGCAGCCCCGCGGCCCCTCCGACGGCGCCGCCCGCTTGCGAGGCAAAGCCCGCCTGCCGCCCGGCGGACAGCATGCTCAACGTGCTCGTGCGGGCCGTGGTGGCCTTTTGA
- the STX10 gene encoding syntaxin-10 isoform X1 has translation MSLEDPFFVVRGEVQKAVNTARGLYQRWCELLQESAAVGREELDWTTNELRNGLRSIEWDLEDLEETIGIVEANPGKFKLPAGDLQERKVFVERMREAVQEMKDHMVSPTAVAFLERNNREILAGKPAPQKSLSDLLDASAVSAASRYIEEQQATQQLIMEEQDQQLEMVSGSIQVLKHMSGRVGEELDEQGIMLDAFAQEMDHTQSRMDGVLRKLAKVSHMTSDRRQWCAIAVLVGVLLLVLILLFSL, from the exons ATGTCTCTCGAAGACCCCTTTTTTGTAGTCCGAGG CGAGGTGCAGAAGGCGGTGAACACGGCCCGCGGGCTGTACCAGCGCTGGTGCGAGCTCCTGCAGGAAAGCGCGGCGGTCGGACGCGAGGAGCTGGACTGGACGACCAATGAGCTACGGAATGGCCTGCGCAGCATCGAGTGGGACCTCGAGGACCTGGAAGAGACCATCG GTATAGTGGAAGCCAACCCAGGCAAGTTCAAGCTCCCGGCCGGGGACCTGCAGGAGAGAAAGGTGTTCGTGGAGCGGATGCGAGAGGCAGTCCAG GAAATGAAGGACCATATGGTCAGCCCAACAGCTGTAGCATTTTTGGAGAGGAATAACAGAGAG ATACTGGCAGGCAAGCCAGCTCCCCAGAAGTCACTCAGCGACCTGCTGGATGCCAGTGCAGTCTCGGCCGCGTCTCGCTACATCGAAGAGCagcaggccacacagcag CTGATCATGGAGGAACAGGATCAACAGCTGGAGATGGTGTCTGGGAGCATCCAGGTTCTGAAGCACATGTCTGGCCGCGTTGGGGAAGAGCTGGATGAGCAGGGCAT CATGCTGGATGCCTTTGCCCAAGAAATGGACCACACCCAGTCCCGCATGGACGGGGTCCTCAGGAAGTTGGCCAAAGTATCCCACATGACGAGTG ACCGCCGACAGTGGTGTGCCATCGCCGTGCTGGTGGGGGTGCTTCTCCTCGTTCTTATCTTACTTTTCTCTCTCTGA